In one window of Nodosilinea sp. PGN35 DNA:
- a CDS encoding metal ABC transporter solute-binding protein, Zn/Mn family codes for MPTLFPFRRTALLLASSVAIALGGCGAGPTEVSEADAPGGAVEATDLTVMTTILPITQFTNAVVGDRAEVIPLMPTNVDPHDFQARPADVQALANADVLVKNGLEMEFFLDDLIANAENPDLVMIDSSEGIAVLANEDHGHSHDHDHGHSHSHDHDHAHDHDHDHSHDHAEAGHHHHHHHGEYNPHIWLDPKRAIQQVENIRDGMIAVDPEGEEIYTANAAAFIAELEALDAEIAEKLAPFTGQSFVVFHDFAPYFAESYGLETEFLVDVPAINPSPEDVKRVMDTVQASNLKAIMTEPSAGEGSFAAVANDLGVDVGLFNPIEVGGPEAVQPEYYLNAMRQNAANLVASFESFNQQQSWLPVWPTQPLALLPQPVGLRF; via the coding sequence ATGCCAACCCTCTTCCCCTTCCGCCGAACGGCCCTACTGCTTGCATCCTCTGTGGCGATCGCCCTGGGGGGCTGCGGCGCTGGCCCTACCGAGGTCAGTGAGGCCGATGCCCCTGGTGGGGCGGTGGAGGCCACTGATCTGACGGTGATGACAACGATTTTGCCGATTACGCAGTTTACTAACGCGGTGGTGGGCGATCGCGCCGAGGTGATTCCCCTGATGCCGACCAATGTGGACCCCCACGATTTTCAGGCGCGGCCTGCGGATGTGCAGGCGCTGGCCAATGCGGATGTGCTGGTGAAGAACGGTCTGGAGATGGAGTTCTTTTTGGATGACCTGATTGCCAATGCCGAGAACCCGGATCTAGTGATGATCGATTCCAGTGAGGGTATTGCGGTGCTGGCCAATGAAGACCACGGCCACAGCCACGATCATGACCATGGCCATAGCCATAGCCACGACCATGACCATGCCCACGATCATGACCACGACCACAGCCACGACCACGCCGAGGCGGGGCACCACCACCACCACCACCACGGTGAGTACAATCCCCACATCTGGCTCGACCCCAAGCGGGCGATTCAGCAGGTGGAGAACATTCGCGACGGCATGATTGCGGTGGACCCCGAAGGGGAGGAGATTTACACGGCCAACGCGGCGGCTTTCATTGCTGAGCTAGAGGCGCTGGATGCCGAGATTGCGGAAAAACTAGCGCCTTTTACCGGACAGAGCTTCGTAGTATTCCACGACTTTGCCCCCTACTTCGCCGAGAGCTATGGGCTTGAAACCGAATTTCTAGTGGATGTGCCTGCCATCAACCCCTCCCCCGAGGATGTCAAACGGGTGATGGACACGGTGCAAGCTTCTAACCTGAAGGCCATTATGACGGAACCGTCGGCAGGGGAGGGCAGCTTTGCGGCGGTCGCTAACGACCTGGGTGTAGACGTGGGCCTGTTCAACCCGATTGAAGTGGGTGGCCCGGAGGCTGTGCAACCGGAGTACTACCTGAATGCCATGCGCCAGAATGCCGCCAACCTTGTCGCCTCCTTTGAGTCGTTTAACCAGCAGCAGTCGTGGCTGCCGGTATGGCCCACCCAGCCCCTAGCCCTGCTGCCCCAGCCCGTGGGCCTGCGGTTTTAG
- a CDS encoding metal ABC transporter ATP-binding protein, with product MNPAFLLIDGLTVYRDTYPAVEAVSFALAEGTDTAIVGPNGAGKSTLIQAILGILPRRAGDVFVLGHALSRRGRLPAQVRQQIAYLPQNFLFDRRIPITVNELVALGWDDLGLKLPWANRTPRRRAVRQALARVDALHLGPQPIARLSGGEMKRALLAYCLVRPRRLLILDEASAGLDMRGESEFYQLLYQLKQDQGWAILQISHDLDMVRKHCDRVLCLNRSIRCQGTPDYALAPDNLAAVYGSEFVRYRHQH from the coding sequence TTGAACCCTGCCTTTCTGCTGATAGACGGTCTGACGGTTTATCGCGATACCTACCCCGCCGTGGAGGCGGTGTCCTTTGCCCTGGCTGAGGGCACCGACACCGCCATCGTCGGCCCCAATGGGGCTGGCAAAAGTACCTTGATCCAGGCCATTCTGGGCATTCTGCCCCGGCGGGCGGGGGATGTGTTTGTGCTGGGACATGCCCTCAGTCGCCGGGGTCGTTTACCGGCCCAGGTGCGTCAGCAGATTGCCTACCTGCCCCAAAACTTTCTGTTCGACCGCCGCATTCCCATCACCGTCAACGAACTGGTGGCCCTGGGCTGGGATGACCTGGGCCTGAAGCTGCCCTGGGCCAATCGTACCCCCCGCCGCCGCGCCGTTCGCCAGGCCCTCGCCCGAGTCGATGCCCTGCACCTCGGCCCCCAGCCCATCGCCCGACTCTCCGGCGGCGAAATGAAGCGAGCCCTACTCGCCTACTGCCTGGTGCGTCCCCGCCGATTACTCATCCTCGACGAAGCCTCCGCCGGGCTGGACATGCGCGGTGAATCGGAGTTTTACCAACTCCTCTACCAGCTCAAACAAGACCAGGGCTGGGCCATCCTGCAAATTTCCCACGACCTCGATATGGTCCGCAAACACTGCGATCGCGTCCTCTGCCTCAACCGCTCCATCCGGTGCCAGGGCACTCCCGACTATGCCCTCGCTCCGGATAATTTAGCTGCTGTGTATGGGTCGGAGTTTGTGCGTTATCGGCATCAGCATTGA